The window CCTACAAACAACTTAAGGAGGAGTTATCAATGATTCATCGCGAAGATCGTGGCTTAGTCGCTGTCGTGCGGATGGAGCACGGTAAGGTCAATGCCGTGGATACGGAGTTATTGATGGCGCTCACGCAGGAGTTCCGCGAGATTGAAGCGTCCAGGGCCAAAGCTGTTGTGCTGACAGGAACTGGCAGTGCATTTTCGGCCGGCGTTGATCTATTTCGCATCCTGCGCGGCGGTCGGGATTACTTGGAGACGTTCTTACCGGCGCTGACAGAGACAGTGCAAACATTTTTAACACTCACCAAACCTGTGGTGATGGCTGTCAACGGACACGCCATTGCCGGCGGGTGCATCATCGCCTGCGCCGGCGATTACCGTTTGATGGCCGACGGCGGAGGGAAAATCGGCGTGCCTGAGCTGCTCGTTGGCGTGCCGTTTCCTGAAATGGCGTTGGCCGTATTACGCGCGGTCGCGCCGCCTCAACACATTCAGGAGATGATCTACACGGGGCGCACATACTCGCCTCAAGAAGCATTGAAGCGCGGGATCATTGACGAGCTGGTTGCGCCGGATGAGTTGATGGATCGCGCGTGCACGCTGGCTGAGCAATTTGGCGCCATCCCGTCAGTGTCGTTCCGTATTGCCAAGCGTCAACTGCGCCAGCCTTTGCTCGATCGCTTGGAACACTATAAGCAGATGGACAAAGAGATCATCCAATTGTGGGCCTCGGATGAAATTCGGGCAGCGATTGAAAGCTATCTGGAGCGAACGCTCGGTAAGAAATAGGAGTCGTCTGCTCGATCAATCTACAAAGAATCAATCATGACAGATTTGAAATCGCAATTTGAAAAAGCAGCGCGCCAGGTCAAACAACTCGCCAAACAGCCTGACAGTGACACAATGCTGCGGCTCTATGCGTTGTACAAGCAGGCGACACAGGGTGATGTCGCGGGCACGCGCCCTGGGCCAATGGATTTTGTCGGTCGCGCCAAATACGACGCCTGGGCCGAACTGAAAGGCATGAGTCAACGGGAGGCGATGCAAGCCTACATTGACTTTGTGGAAAGTCTCCAGCAGTAACGGTCGCTGTGCAACCAGTGTGGATGACGGCACCTGAACGGCTGACAATGGCGTCGAGACAATATCCAAAAGGGTCGCTGAGCAACCAAGCGGATGACGGCACCTAAACGAGCTGAACCTCTGTTCAGCTCACTGAAGACCGGCAACCGTCAGCCTCAGGTGCGGCGCAGGCCGAAGCCTCAACGGCCGGCGTGACCGAGCACACGATTTGAAAACAAGGAGGGCGTGGATGGAGCGGTACCGAATCAAACCGGGCAGCAAGGTCAACCTGAACAAGTGGGACGCCGATGACACCAGCGCATTTGACGGAGACAAAGAAGCAGCGGCAAAAAAATTAGCTGAACTGAATCGCCAACTCGATCAGTTGCAGGACGTGCTCTTCGCCGAGCGCAAACACAAACTGCTGATCGTGCTACAAGCGATGGACACGGGTGGCAAAGATGGTGTCATCCGCCACGTGTTTGAAAATGTGGACCCACTGGGCGTGCGCGTCGCTAATTTCAAAGCGCCCACGCCTCAGGAGCTGGCGCATGATTACCTCTGGCGCATTCACAAGCAGACGCCGGCCAACGGCGAGATCGTCATCTTCAACCGCAGTCATTACGAAGACGTGCTCATTGTGCGCGTTCACAATTTGGTGCCCCCGGCCGTGTGGCGCAAACGCTACGATCACATTAACCAGTTCGAGCGCATGCTCTCGGA is drawn from Blastocatellia bacterium and contains these coding sequences:
- a CDS encoding polyphosphate kinase 2 family protein yields the protein MERYRIKPGSKVNLNKWDADDTSAFDGDKEAAAKKLAELNRQLDQLQDVLFAERKHKLLIVLQAMDTGGKDGVIRHVFENVDPLGVRVANFKAPTPQELAHDYLWRIHKQTPANGEIVIFNRSHYEDVLIVRVHNLVPPAVWRKRYDHINQFERMLSDEGTTILKFFLHISKDEQAKRLQARLDDPTKRWKFNPGDLKERELWPAYMKAYEDVLSRTSTEWAPWYIIPANHKWYRNVVVATIIVNTLKGLKMRYPQPDFDPTMIQIK
- a CDS encoding enoyl-CoA hydratase/isomerase family protein; amino-acid sequence: MIHREDRGLVAVVRMEHGKVNAVDTELLMALTQEFREIEASRAKAVVLTGTGSAFSAGVDLFRILRGGRDYLETFLPALTETVQTFLTLTKPVVMAVNGHAIAGGCIIACAGDYRLMADGGGKIGVPELLVGVPFPEMALAVLRAVAPPQHIQEMIYTGRTYSPQEALKRGIIDELVAPDELMDRACTLAEQFGAIPSVSFRIAKRQLRQPLLDRLEHYKQMDKEIIQLWASDEIRAAIESYLERTLGKK
- a CDS encoding acyl-CoA-binding protein, with protein sequence MTDLKSQFEKAARQVKQLAKQPDSDTMLRLYALYKQATQGDVAGTRPGPMDFVGRAKYDAWAELKGMSQREAMQAYIDFVESLQQ